In candidate division KSB1 bacterium, the following are encoded in one genomic region:
- a CDS encoding Spy/CpxP family protein refolding chaperone, whose amino-acid sequence MKRAVGIGMMLGLLLTTTLAFAQPGPFCDPDPDRPFWSKLDLTEEQQAKLAELRLQFAKETLATRNELGVKRLELQQLLMADSPDQKAIEAKVDEIHKLQATLQKKRIAHHLAVWKLLTPEQRKKAREMGWSRMGWGKPRWGGGVREQRRIMLREGPGPERRIEEKVIEVR is encoded by the coding sequence ATGAAAAGAGCCGTGGGAATTGGGATGATGCTCGGTTTGCTGCTGACGACTACGTTGGCCTTTGCGCAGCCGGGTCCTTTCTGTGATCCGGATCCGGACCGGCCGTTCTGGTCGAAGCTCGACCTCACGGAGGAGCAGCAGGCTAAGCTGGCGGAGCTGCGGCTTCAGTTCGCCAAAGAAACCCTGGCCACCCGAAATGAGTTAGGGGTAAAGCGGCTGGAGCTTCAGCAGCTCCTCATGGCCGACTCCCCCGATCAGAAGGCCATTGAGGCCAAGGTGGACGAGATCCACAAGCTCCAGGCCACACTGCAGAAGAAACGCATCGCACATCATCTCGCCGTATGGAAGCTCCTTACCCCCGAGCAGCGAAAGAAAGCCCGGGAGATGGGCTGGTCCCGAATGGGCTGGGGCAAGCCCCGCTGGGGTGGGGGAGTCAGGGAACAGCGACGCATTATGCTGCGCGAAGGGCCTGGGCCCGAACGCCGGATCGAAGAAAAAGTGATCGAGGTGCGGTAG
- a CDS encoding Spy/CpxP family protein refolding chaperone — protein MMRARWTIYALLFSVAVNIAAVAVVIYLWTAGPRRGVGKGFSRPPREPWTELGLTPGQKAQFDSMRQEYFRSLHPLRERLREERAALARAVLEEGADSLAVAERVQKISQIQAEMELRTLRFFGELRKVLTPEQAARFQKTIEDIVRRREPRVRGRREPPFPEPREERREHPLPDMPKPQGGGLNEKSRGNWDDARFAADDYVGLCAAGSFL, from the coding sequence ATGATGCGCGCCCGGTGGACGATCTACGCCCTGTTGTTTTCGGTGGCCGTGAATATCGCGGCCGTCGCGGTGGTTATCTATCTGTGGACGGCCGGACCGCGACGCGGCGTGGGAAAGGGTTTTTCCCGTCCCCCTCGGGAGCCGTGGACGGAGCTCGGTCTTACGCCAGGCCAGAAGGCCCAGTTCGACAGCATGCGGCAGGAGTATTTCCGCAGCCTTCACCCCCTGCGCGAGAGGCTCAGGGAGGAAAGGGCGGCGCTGGCTCGGGCAGTGCTCGAGGAGGGAGCCGACAGTCTGGCCGTTGCCGAACGCGTGCAGAAGATCAGCCAGATCCAGGCAGAAATGGAGCTACGAACCCTGCGTTTCTTCGGGGAACTCCGGAAAGTGCTCACTCCGGAGCAGGCGGCCCGCTTCCAGAAAACCATCGAAGACATCGTCCGACGCAGGGAACCGCGAGTCCGGGGGCGAAGAGAACCGCCGTTCCCCGAACCCAGGGAGGAGCGGCGGGAACATCCGCTGCCAGACATGCCAAAACCCCAAGGAGGTGGTCTGAATGAAAAGAGCCGTGGGAATTGGGATGATGCTCGGTTTGCTGCTGACGACTACGTTGGCCTTTGCGCAGCCGGGTCCTTTCTGTGA
- a CDS encoding RNA polymerase sigma factor: MESATTGKPGMDGRGNEERAPLEPLGTTESTSQRPDEEDGQLMIRAAAGDRWAYDRLVRRYYRKVYATSYRILGSSEDAADATQEIFLKVYSAASSFRPELRFSTWLYRICLNHCLNVLRWRKRRRWLSLNALLRSQAADEEGDELASLFRDVAAGPDELVEKNERAEAVRKAIESLPEKQRIAVILHRYEGLNYREIAEVMGTSVASVESRLHRAKLALAEKLAELLELPSTGPAAEASPPTKRRKD; encoded by the coding sequence GTGGAGTCCGCAACGACCGGCAAGCCTGGGATGGACGGCAGGGGAAATGAGGAGAGGGCCCCTCTGGAGCCGCTCGGAACCACCGAGTCGACGTCCCAGAGGCCTGACGAAGAAGATGGCCAGCTCATGATCCGTGCGGCAGCCGGTGACCGCTGGGCGTACGATCGGCTGGTACGCCGCTACTACCGGAAAGTCTACGCCACAAGCTACCGAATCCTCGGAAGCAGCGAGGACGCCGCCGACGCCACACAAGAGATCTTCCTCAAGGTCTACAGTGCGGCTTCCAGTTTCCGACCGGAGCTCCGCTTTTCCACCTGGCTCTATCGAATCTGCCTGAACCACTGTCTGAACGTCCTGCGCTGGAGAAAGCGTCGGCGCTGGCTTTCCCTTAATGCGCTCCTGCGTTCGCAGGCCGCGGATGAGGAAGGGGACGAGCTCGCAAGCCTCTTCCGCGACGTGGCCGCCGGGCCGGATGAGCTCGTGGAGAAGAACGAGAGGGCGGAGGCCGTGCGCAAGGCCATCGAGTCCCTCCCCGAAAAACAAAGGATCGCTGTGATCCTGCACCGCTATGAGGGCCTGAACTACCGAGAGATCGCCGAAGTGATGGGGACCAGCGTGGCGTCGGTCGAATCCAGGCTGCACCGGGCCAAGCTCGCTCTGGCCGAAAAGCTTGCGGAACTGCTTGAGTTGCCCTCGACGGGCCCTGCGGCGGAGGCAAGTCCCCCAACGAAAAGGCGCAAGGATTGA
- the rplS gene encoding 50S ribosomal protein L19, protein MNKVDLVTASQLKTDIPEFGPGDTVAVHVKVVEGDKERVQVFQGVVISRRGSGLNETFTVRKVSDGIGVERIFPLHSPNIVKIECLRRGKVRRAKLFYLRGLSTKAARIQEKRDRKENDTK, encoded by the coding sequence ATGAATAAAGTGGATCTGGTCACAGCTTCGCAATTGAAGACGGATATCCCGGAATTCGGCCCAGGGGATACAGTCGCCGTCCACGTGAAGGTTGTGGAAGGAGACAAGGAGCGCGTCCAGGTGTTTCAGGGCGTGGTTATCTCGCGGCGGGGGAGCGGTCTCAATGAGACCTTCACTGTCCGCAAGGTGTCGGATGGGATCGGCGTGGAAAGAATCTTCCCCCTCCACTCGCCGAACATCGTAAAGATCGAGTGCCTGCGGCGAGGCAAGGTGCGCAGGGCCAAACTGTTCTACCTCAGAGGCCTGTCCACGAAGGCCGCTCGCATCCAGGAAAAGAGGGATCGGAAAGAGAACGACACCAAGTAA
- the trmD gene encoding tRNA (guanosine(37)-N1)-methyltransferase TrmD, whose protein sequence is MTAVRLRIHLVTGFPNLVQSPLQESILRRAQAKGLVRIDVYDLRRYTTDKHKQIDDYPYGGGPGMILKPEPIFRCVRQILKECEPERPRVILLTPDGVTFHQKLAEELSRERHLVLISGHYKGVDERVRQALVTDEISIGDYVLSGGELPALVLIDAVVRLVPGVLSDFESASTDSFARGLLDHPHYTRPEVFEGMRVPEVLLSGHHAEIEKWRLEQALERTRLRRPDLYERYLREKACEKDLAQ, encoded by the coding sequence ATGACAGCAGTCCGCCTCCGCATTCATCTTGTCACTGGGTTTCCTAACCTGGTCCAGAGCCCGTTGCAGGAGAGCATCTTGCGACGGGCCCAGGCCAAGGGCCTGGTTCGCATCGATGTGTACGACCTGCGCAGGTACACTACCGACAAGCACAAGCAGATCGATGACTACCCCTACGGCGGCGGGCCGGGGATGATCCTGAAGCCGGAGCCCATCTTCCGCTGCGTTCGGCAAATCTTGAAGGAGTGCGAACCGGAACGCCCGCGGGTGATCCTCCTAACACCCGACGGCGTGACCTTCCATCAGAAGCTGGCAGAGGAGCTTTCGAGGGAGCGGCACCTCGTGCTGATCAGCGGGCACTACAAGGGTGTGGACGAGCGCGTTCGCCAGGCTTTGGTGACGGACGAGATCTCCATTGGCGATTACGTTCTCTCCGGCGGCGAGCTCCCGGCTCTGGTTCTGATCGACGCCGTGGTACGCTTGGTGCCAGGCGTGCTCAGCGACTTCGAGTCGGCGTCGACGGATTCCTTCGCACGAGGTCTCTTGGACCATCCCCACTATACACGCCCAGAGGTTTTTGAGGGGATGCGGGTTCCCGAAGTTTTGCTGTCCGGGCACCATGCTGAGATCGAGAAATGGCGCCTCGAACAGGCGCTCGAACGAACACGCCTGCGGCGCCCGGACCTCTACGAGAGATACCTGAGGGAGAAGGCTTGCGAAAAGGACTTGGCCCAATAG
- the rimM gene encoding ribosome maturation factor RimM (Essential for efficient processing of 16S rRNA), whose amino-acid sequence MSEERKWVSIGVVSRPHGTRGELRVLGVDDGVARFRGVQRVVLEAEGPRRAAFAVERFRASGRHIWLKLQGIESRDEAEAWRSSEVLIPIEDVPPLEDDAYYAFQLVGLAVYTAGGRYLGKVTEILELPANDVWVVHEGDKETLIPAVAEVVVEVNLRDGIIRVRDMEGLTE is encoded by the coding sequence GTGTCGGAAGAGCGCAAATGGGTGTCGATCGGGGTAGTGAGTCGGCCTCACGGCACCCGAGGGGAACTCCGGGTCTTGGGCGTCGACGATGGCGTGGCGCGATTTCGCGGGGTGCAACGTGTCGTCCTGGAGGCCGAGGGGCCGCGACGAGCGGCGTTCGCGGTGGAGCGCTTCCGGGCCAGCGGGCGACATATCTGGCTCAAACTGCAGGGGATTGAGTCGAGGGACGAGGCCGAAGCGTGGCGCTCCAGCGAGGTTCTCATCCCTATCGAAGATGTCCCTCCCCTCGAGGACGATGCCTATTACGCGTTCCAGTTGGTAGGCCTTGCGGTGTACACCGCAGGCGGACGGTATCTGGGCAAGGTCACTGAGATCTTGGAGCTTCCCGCCAACGACGTGTGGGTGGTCCACGAGGGCGACAAGGAGACCCTCATCCCCGCGGTGGCCGAGGTGGTAGTAGAAGTGAATCTCCGTGACGGGATCATCCGGGTCCGGGACATGGAAGGCCTGACGGAATGA
- a CDS encoding KH domain-containing protein: MREFVEFIAKHLVDDPNSIEVVEVAGEQTSVFELRVPRQELGRVIGHRGAIAKAMRVLLAAACAKQGRRRAVLEILEKKE, from the coding sequence ATGAGAGAATTTGTGGAATTCATCGCGAAGCACCTCGTAGACGACCCGAACAGCATCGAGGTTGTAGAGGTGGCCGGGGAACAGACGAGCGTCTTCGAGCTGCGCGTGCCGCGTCAGGAGCTGGGAAGGGTGATCGGACACCGTGGGGCAATCGCTAAGGCGATGCGAGTACTTCTTGCCGCTGCCTGCGCGAAGCAAGGCCGAAGGCGAGCCGTGCTGGAAATCCTCGAGAAGAAAGAGTAG